The Kogia breviceps isolate mKogBre1 chromosome 4, mKogBre1 haplotype 1, whole genome shotgun sequence genome window below encodes:
- the SMIM3 gene encoding small integral membrane protein 3 codes for MDAVSQVPMGVVLPKHILDIWVIVLIILATIVIMTSLLLCPATAVILYRMRTHPVLSGAV; via the coding sequence ATGGATGCCGTCAGCCAGGTCCCCATGGGAGTCGTGCTCCCCAAGCACATCCTGGACATCTGGGTCATTGTCCTCATCATCCTGGCCACCATTGTCATCATGACCTCCCTGTTGCTGTGCCCGGCCACTGCGGTCATCCTCTATCGCATGCGGACTCATCCTGTCCTCAGTGGGGCCGTCTGA